A genomic stretch from Methylorubrum extorquens includes:
- a CDS encoding protein of unknown function (Evidence 5 : Unknown function), whose amino-acid sequence MTVVGFGDQRRGGLFQIPAVTATSIFDPAQGVLALKIRGRPLSGCSNISRHVRDRS is encoded by the coding sequence GTGACGGTGGTCGGTTTCGGAGATCAGCGTCGCGGTGGGCTATTCCAGATCCCCGCTGTCACCGCCACCTCAATCTTCGATCCCGCGCAAGGTGTGCTCGCACTGAAAATCAGAGGACGACCGCTTTCGGGATGTTCCAATATCTCCCGGCATGTCCGAGACAGGTCGTAG
- a CDS encoding protein of unknown function (Evidence 5 : Unknown function): MPRKTAETLSQTQRLILTHAAQHPKQRVLCPDTIKPPTFRASLSVLRTRGLIVDMPHAEGKLGRQACLIITAEGRAAIGITPPAPAAPEEPVGSAPPSGADEKPQRSKQALLIALLSQPDGATLEALATATHWLPHTTRAALTRLRQRGLAILTVRAAGVSTRYKLAEQSLVASAEAMA, from the coding sequence ATGCCACGCAAAACGGCCGAAACCCTCAGCCAGACGCAACGCCTGATCCTGACCCACGCCGCTCAGCACCCCAAACAGCGTGTCCTGTGCCCTGACACGATCAAGCCGCCAACCTTCCGCGCCAGCCTGTCCGTCCTCCGCACGCGCGGACTGATCGTTGACATGCCTCACGCTGAGGGCAAGCTAGGAAGGCAGGCGTGCCTCATTATCACCGCCGAAGGCCGGGCCGCCATCGGCATCACGCCGCCGGCGCCTGCCGCTCCTGAGGAGCCGGTAGGCAGTGCTCCTCCAAGCGGCGCGGACGAGAAGCCTCAGCGAAGCAAGCAGGCGCTTCTCATCGCGCTGCTGAGCCAACCTGACGGAGCAACGCTCGAGGCGCTGGCCACCGCAACCCACTGGCTGCCGCATACCACCCGCGCTGCACTGACCCGCCTGCGTCAGCGCGGTCTCGCCATCCTCACCGTGCGCGCCGCCGGGGTCAGCACCCGCTACAAGCTCGCCGAGCAAAGCCTGGTCGCCTCAGCTGAGGCAATGGCCTGA
- a CDS encoding protein of unknown function (Evidence 5 : Unknown function) — protein MDSFYTPEQRALQDRFGTRRLADAQERAIVSVRLSEANRAFIAEREMLFLSTVDATGQPTVC, from the coding sequence ATGGACAGCTTCTACACGCCTGAGCAACGGGCGCTGCAGGACCGTTTCGGTACGCGCCGTCTGGCTGACGCGCAGGAGCGCGCAATCGTCAGCGTACGGCTTTCGGAGGCCAATCGAGCCTTCATCGCGGAACGCGAGATGCTGTTCCTGTCGACTGTCGACGCCACCGGCCAGCCGACCGTGTGCTAA
- a CDS encoding protein of unknown function (Evidence 5 : Unknown function) yields the protein MRHVNDQSARAEDGQAGAEGWRLDRVRAQDTLFGVLSGVGQDQALRLAEGFGRFAWHVCVVRLWATALALSLRGPREWLVRQRGDMRAGEQSVTRHSHSNAQVSGEVQSARKDALLLP from the coding sequence GTGAGGCATGTCAACGATCAGTCCGCGCGTGCGGAGGACGGACAGGCTGGCGCGGAAGGTTGGCGGCTTGATCGTGTCAGGGCACAGGACACGCTGTTTGGGGTGCTGAGCGGCGTGGGTCAGGATCAGGCGTTGCGTCTGGCTGAGGGTTTCGGCCGTTTTGCGTGGCATGTTTGTGTCGTCCGTCTCTGGGCGACAGCTCTGGCGCTGTCACTGAGAGGACCCCGCGAGTGGCTCGTGCGCCAGCGGGGTGACATGCGCGCCGGTGAGCAGTCAGTCACCCGGCACAGCCACAGCAATGCTCAGGTGTCTGGCGAAGTCCAGTCGGCTCGCAAGGACGCGTTGCTACTTCCGTGA
- a CDS encoding conserved protein of unknown function (Evidence 4 : Unknown function but conserved in other organisms): MPQSSSTKNAAAPAAFVDAQERPTGRPVLGRAPLQLSELAQMSTVELRQAWRRLFHQPPPPLSRDLIVRALAYRLQEVAQGGLSKANQRHLRALAQRGKGGSTVPDTPAVPPALLLRPGTRLMREWHGRSHVVTVTEGGFELEDQRYRSLSQIAKHITGSHWSGPRFFGLTGRREGRETSHA, from the coding sequence ATGCCACAGTCGAGCAGCACGAAGAACGCGGCCGCTCCGGCTGCGTTCGTTGACGCACAGGAGCGGCCGACCGGACGACCAGTGCTGGGCCGGGCGCCGCTGCAGCTCTCTGAGTTGGCCCAGATGAGTACGGTGGAGCTGCGCCAAGCCTGGCGCAGGCTGTTCCACCAGCCGCCACCGCCGCTCAGCCGCGACCTGATCGTGCGCGCGCTGGCCTACCGCCTTCAGGAGGTTGCGCAGGGCGGCCTCTCCAAAGCCAACCAGCGGCATCTGCGTGCCTTGGCTCAGCGGGGGAAGGGAGGAAGCACTGTGCCTGACACACCGGCGGTGCCACCTGCGCTTCTGCTGCGGCCCGGCACGCGCCTCATGCGCGAGTGGCACGGCCGTAGCCATGTCGTCACCGTCACGGAAGGCGGTTTCGAACTCGAGGATCAGCGCTACCGCTCCCTCAGCCAGATCGCCAAGCACATCACCGGCAGCCACTGGTCCGGTCCCCGTTTCTTTGGCCTGACCGGGCGCAGGGAAGGGCGCGAGACGAGCCATGCCTAG
- a CDS encoding protein of unknown function (Evidence 5 : Unknown function) encodes MFLSMGNVMEEALVGLLFIDFETPRRLRVHGLARLDEAVPIPGAVIVMRLSPAQVF; translated from the coding sequence ATGTTCCTGTCGATGGGCAACGTGATGGAGGAGGCCCTCGTGGGTCTCCTCTTCATCGATTTCGAGACACCCCGGCGTCTTCGGGTGCATGGGCTGGCCCGCCTGGACGAGGCTGTGCCAATCCCAGGTGCAGTCATCGTTATGCGGTTAAGTCCGGCGCAGGTTTTTTGA
- a CDS encoding Na+/solute symporter — protein MLKQGSPAPLRRGIVKLWFALDAVVALAPPLYWAADGRTAPIAGIPIALFYFLAVSLCITASLVAAYLLDAADQGERGMIITFGLLALFFAAVVWVLQRNRTVDQSFTDYAVGGRSFGARYQAMSFLNTWYPGSMFTAFGALSVTAGVMSFYVLSYSLLTVVLLFVLARPVWIWGKAYDLRTQGDLFALRYGSHHIRTVAALIGIVSGLPWLVLGMQALGNLFQAMSLGVLSFSSSVILGVLVIAIRQIWTVRMGMRGVVISDYLQGIVAYVGGGLMLIGLIVWLVVVKGSTLATLDPKMFAIPSFGSKEGPLYLFALIFTGALGGWCWPYIFVRLFTADGVHSLKKSAALAVPLTFLFGVALLIFGMLASKVPEAVAKPDDVWFIVSQQAGGLVLLGLAGVVLLAASMGHTDGNIQAYGTQLANDLVGNYVELDQKRMIVIAKVGMLLLTLLASWLATLTLPALFSLAVLAYQGIIQLSVPQFLGIFWKGGNRQGAFAGMILGFVTAIGLEIAYGGLLPFGYGLTSGCFGLVINLIVYVACAYWLPHSAEERQRIEDLFAIVRARRVMQVGSGSQAQPALA, from the coding sequence CGCGCTGGCCCCGCCACTCTACTGGGCGGCTGACGGCCGCACGGCCCCGATCGCCGGCATCCCGATCGCATTGTTCTACTTCTTGGCGGTCAGTCTGTGCATCACGGCAAGCCTGGTCGCCGCCTATCTGCTCGACGCGGCTGACCAGGGGGAGCGCGGCATGATCATCACCTTCGGCCTGCTTGCCCTATTCTTCGCCGCCGTCGTCTGGGTGCTCCAGCGCAACCGCACGGTCGATCAGTCCTTCACCGACTACGCCGTGGGTGGCCGCTCGTTCGGAGCCCGCTACCAGGCGATGTCGTTCCTCAACACTTGGTATCCGGGCTCGATGTTTACCGCCTTCGGCGCCCTCTCGGTGACGGCCGGCGTGATGTCGTTCTACGTCCTGTCCTACTCGCTCCTGACCGTTGTGCTGCTCTTTGTCCTGGCCCGGCCGGTCTGGATCTGGGGCAAGGCCTACGACTTGCGCACGCAGGGCGACCTGTTCGCGCTACGCTACGGCTCCCACCACATCCGGACGGTTGCGGCGCTCATTGGCATCGTGTCCGGCCTACCCTGGCTCGTCCTTGGGATGCAGGCCCTGGGCAACCTCTTCCAGGCGATGTCGCTGGGTGTCCTGTCCTTCTCCAGCTCCGTCATCTTGGGCGTCCTCGTCATCGCGATCCGTCAGATCTGGACTGTGCGCATGGGCATGCGCGGCGTGGTGATCTCCGACTACCTGCAGGGCATCGTGGCCTATGTCGGTGGCGGCCTGATGCTCATCGGACTGATCGTCTGGCTCGTGGTCGTCAAGGGCAGCACGCTCGCCACCCTCGATCCAAAGATGTTCGCGATTCCGAGCTTCGGCTCCAAGGAAGGTCCGCTCTACCTGTTCGCGCTGATATTCACCGGCGCGCTCGGCGGTTGGTGCTGGCCTTACATCTTCGTGCGCCTGTTCACGGCCGATGGCGTGCACAGCCTGAAGAAGTCGGCTGCCCTTGCCGTGCCGCTGACGTTCCTGTTCGGGGTGGCGCTACTGATCTTCGGTATGCTCGCCTCCAAGGTGCCGGAGGCGGTGGCCAAGCCCGACGACGTCTGGTTCATCGTCTCCCAGCAGGCTGGGGGGCTCGTGCTGCTGGGCCTTGCCGGCGTCGTGCTGCTGGCCGCCTCGATGGGGCACACGGACGGCAACATCCAAGCCTACGGCACGCAACTCGCCAACGACCTCGTCGGCAACTATGTCGAACTCGACCAGAAGCGGATGATCGTCATCGCGAAAGTCGGCATGCTCCTGCTGACGCTCTTAGCCTCCTGGTTGGCAACCCTGACCTTGCCGGCGCTCTTCTCGTTAGCGGTGCTGGCCTACCAGGGTATCATCCAGCTCTCGGTCCCGCAGTTCCTTGGCATTTTTTGGAAGGGGGGGAACCGTCAGGGCGCGTTCGCCGGCATGATCCTGGGTTTCGTCACAGCGATCGGGCTGGAGATCGCCTACGGTGGCCTTCTGCCCTTCGGCTACGGCCTGACTTCCGGCTGCTTCGGCTTGGTCATAAACCTGATCGTCTACGTCGCCTGCGCCTATTGGCTCCCGCACTCGGCAGAAGAGCGACAGAGGATAGAGGATCTGTTCGCGATCGTGCGGGCCAGGAGAGTCATGCAGGTTGGTTCAGGTTCTCAGGCCCAACCGGCTTTAGCCTGA